A part of Roseitalea porphyridii genomic DNA contains:
- a CDS encoding beta-ketoacyl-ACP synthase, which translates to MSAATDHAGRPLVAITGAGVVSPLGRGKKDNWDALTAGRSGIHRIARFPTDHLRTTIAGTVDFMTAPEDGSAALTYALAEAAVLEALDEAGLDGGDFGGPLFVAAPPVELEWRQRLALDAEGALLGEEEAGYGRILAAARAAPHPAYAGSVWFGNTAMHLKERIGARGLPITLSTACASGATAIQLGVEAIRRGEADRVVSVGTDGSVTAEALVRFSLLSALSTQNEVPEKASKPFSRDRDGFVMAEGAGAFVMETLEGARARGATILGIVEGCGDKADDFHRTRSKPDGSPAIAAVRAALEDAGADPSDIGYINAHGTSTPENDKMEHLSLTDVFGEGLGGVPISSNKSMIGHTLTAAGAIEAVFSLLTIRTGTLPPTINHDNPDPALDLDCVPNVKRDRQVTRVLSNSFGFGGQNTCLVIAAEPA; encoded by the coding sequence ATGAGCGCTGCGACCGATCATGCCGGCCGGCCGCTCGTCGCCATCACCGGTGCCGGCGTCGTCTCCCCGCTCGGCCGGGGCAAGAAGGACAACTGGGATGCGCTGACGGCGGGTCGGTCCGGCATTCATCGCATCGCCCGCTTTCCGACCGATCATCTGCGCACGACGATCGCCGGCACGGTCGACTTCATGACCGCGCCCGAGGACGGCTCGGCCGCGCTGACCTATGCGCTCGCCGAGGCGGCCGTACTCGAGGCGCTCGATGAGGCCGGCCTCGACGGCGGCGACTTCGGCGGCCCGCTGTTCGTCGCCGCCCCACCGGTCGAGCTCGAATGGCGCCAGCGGCTGGCGCTCGACGCCGAAGGCGCGCTGCTCGGCGAGGAAGAAGCCGGCTACGGGCGCATTCTCGCCGCCGCCCGCGCCGCTCCGCATCCGGCCTATGCGGGCAGTGTCTGGTTCGGCAACACGGCGATGCATCTGAAAGAAAGGATCGGCGCGCGGGGCCTGCCGATCACGCTTTCGACCGCATGCGCATCCGGCGCGACGGCGATCCAGCTCGGTGTCGAGGCGATCCGGCGCGGCGAGGCCGACCGCGTCGTCTCGGTCGGCACCGACGGCTCGGTCACGGCCGAGGCGCTGGTGCGTTTCTCGCTGCTGTCGGCGCTGTCGACCCAGAACGAAGTGCCCGAAAAGGCCTCCAAGCCCTTTTCCAGGGATCGCGACGGCTTCGTCATGGCCGAGGGCGCCGGCGCCTTCGTCATGGAGACGCTCGAGGGTGCCCGGGCGCGCGGCGCGACGATACTCGGCATCGTCGAAGGCTGCGGCGACAAGGCCGACGATTTCCACCGCACCCGCTCCAAGCCCGACGGCTCGCCCGCGATCGCGGCGGTACGCGCCGCGCTCGAGGACGCCGGCGCCGATCCGTCCGACATCGGCTACATCAACGCGCACGGCACCTCGACGCCCGAGAACGACAAGATGGAGCATCTGTCGCTGACCGACGTGTTCGGCGAGGGCCTGGGCGGCGTGCCGATCTCGTCCAACAAGTCGATGATCGGCCATACGCTGACCGCCGCCGGCGCGATCGAGGCGGTCTTCTCGCTCCTGACGATCCGCACGGGCACATTGCCGCCGACCATCAATCACGACAATCCCGACCCCGCGCTCGACCTCGACTGCGTGCCCAACGTCAAGCGCGACCGGCAGGTCACGCGCGTCCTGTCGAACTCGTTCGGCTTCGGCGGCCAGAACACCTGCCTTGTCATCGCCGCCGAACCCGCTTAA
- a CDS encoding zinc-binding dehydrogenase, translating into MRALQLVEDKRLERVEIDPPPPPSHGEVRLRVKAVALNHIDVWGWRGMAFAKRKLPLVIGAEASAEVDAVGPGVAGLVPGQLVAIFGARTCGLCRPCRDGRDNLCEHVGGVHGFHLDGFAAEIVTMPARNCVPAPPGVDAVGAALAPITFGTVEHMLFDNARLEPGETILIHAGGSGIGSAAIQFAKAIGCTVITTVGSDAKIEPARALGADHVINYREDRFEGVVRKLTRKRGVDVVFEHVGADTWAGSMLCLKRGGRLVTCGSTSGVSAQTNLMMLFQQQLRLIGSFGCTMANMADAMEKMARGLARPVIDTELDWDGIDAALARMETRDVFGKIVLRLDG; encoded by the coding sequence ATGCGCGCGCTTCAACTCGTTGAAGACAAGAGGCTCGAACGCGTCGAGATCGACCCGCCGCCCCCGCCGAGCCATGGCGAGGTCCGGCTGCGCGTCAAGGCGGTCGCGCTCAACCATATCGACGTGTGGGGCTGGCGCGGCATGGCGTTCGCCAAGCGCAAGCTGCCGCTCGTCATCGGTGCCGAGGCCAGCGCCGAGGTCGACGCGGTCGGCCCGGGCGTGGCGGGGCTCGTGCCCGGCCAGCTCGTCGCCATCTTCGGTGCGCGCACCTGCGGGCTGTGCCGCCCCTGCCGCGACGGCCGCGACAATCTGTGCGAACATGTCGGCGGCGTGCACGGCTTTCATCTGGACGGCTTTGCCGCCGAGATCGTCACGATGCCGGCGCGCAACTGCGTGCCCGCCCCGCCCGGCGTCGACGCGGTCGGCGCCGCTCTCGCGCCGATCACCTTCGGCACGGTCGAGCACATGCTGTTCGACAATGCCCGGCTCGAACCCGGCGAGACCATCCTCATTCATGCCGGCGGCTCGGGCATCGGTTCAGCCGCGATCCAGTTCGCCAAGGCGATCGGCTGCACCGTGATCACCACGGTCGGTTCGGACGCCAAGATCGAGCCGGCCCGCGCGCTCGGCGCCGACCATGTGATCAACTATCGCGAGGACCGCTTCGAGGGCGTCGTCCGCAAGCTGACCAGGAAGCGCGGCGTCGATGTCGTCTTCGAACATGTCGGTGCGGACACCTGGGCCGGCTCCATGCTGTGCCTGAAGCGCGGCGGGCGGTTGGTCACCTGCGGGTCGACCTCGGGCGTTTCGGCGCAGACCAACCTGATGATGCTGTTCCAGCAGCAGCTTCGCCTGATCGGCTCGTTCGGCTGCACCATGGCCAACATGGCCGATGCCATGGAGAAGATGGCGCGCGGCCTTGCCCGCCCCGTCATCGACACCGAGCTCGACTGGGACGGCATCGATGCCGCGCTTGCGCGGATGGAAACCCGCGACGTGTTCGGCAAGATCGTCCTCAGGCTCGACGGCTGA
- a CDS encoding lipid A biosynthesis lauroyl acyltransferase codes for MSPAKLWLLKLSQRAKRARYAVEAAFAFGVLALLKPLPADAAISTLAAVLRRIGPFLPRQKVVLDNLAHAMPELDEAERRAIARSMWENLGRQVAEYVFLDQLFDYDPDAETVGRIEVSGRDLFQRIHATGEPAIFFTGHTGNFELLPICAATFDLEVTALFRPPNNPYIARRVLAARTTTMGALVPSKTGAAAGLAKALQDGASVGVLVDQKFRRGRLGTFFGQPVRTNPLLPKLARQFECPVYPARCVRLPGNRFRLELEEAVELPRGEDGRIDVDASCQMLNDIVERWVRDYPDQWMWLHRRWDPTSLVDPRAGAASQKA; via the coding sequence ATGTCGCCCGCCAAGCTATGGCTGCTGAAGCTGTCGCAGCGGGCCAAGCGAGCCCGTTACGCCGTCGAGGCGGCCTTCGCCTTTGGCGTTCTGGCGCTTTTGAAGCCGCTGCCGGCCGACGCGGCCATCTCGACGCTCGCCGCCGTCCTGCGCCGCATCGGTCCCTTCCTGCCGCGCCAGAAGGTGGTGCTCGACAACCTCGCCCACGCCATGCCCGAGCTGGACGAGGCCGAGCGCAGGGCGATCGCCCGCAGCATGTGGGAGAACCTTGGCCGGCAGGTCGCCGAGTATGTCTTTCTGGACCAGCTTTTCGACTACGATCCCGACGCCGAGACGGTCGGCCGCATCGAGGTCAGCGGCCGGGACCTGTTCCAGCGCATCCACGCAACCGGTGAGCCGGCGATCTTCTTCACCGGCCATACCGGCAATTTCGAACTGCTGCCGATCTGCGCGGCGACGTTCGATCTGGAGGTGACGGCGCTGTTCCGGCCGCCCAACAATCCCTATATCGCCCGGCGCGTGCTGGCCGCGCGCACCACCACCATGGGCGCGCTCGTACCGTCCAAGACGGGCGCCGCCGCCGGCCTCGCCAAGGCGCTTCAGGACGGCGCGTCGGTCGGCGTGCTGGTCGACCAGAAGTTCCGGCGCGGCCGGCTCGGCACCTTCTTCGGCCAGCCGGTGCGCACCAACCCGCTCCTGCCCAAGCTCGCCCGTCAGTTCGAATGCCCAGTCTATCCGGCGCGTTGCGTGCGGTTGCCCGGCAACCGGTTCCGGCTCGAACTGGAAGAGGCGGTGGAGCTGCCGCGCGGCGAGGACGGCCGCATCGACGTCGACGCGAGCTGCCAGATGCTCAACGACATCGTCGAGCGCTGGGTCCGGGACTATCCGGACCAGTGGATGTGGCTGCACCGGCGCTGGGACCCGACCTCGCTGGTCGACCCGCGCGCCGGCGCCGCGTCGCAGAAGGCTTGA
- a CDS encoding L,D-transpeptidase — protein sequence MRHYLLTLALAVAIAFPAAGEAMAARLIADVDLSSQTMTVKKDGRVLYRWPVSTARPGKVTPVGTFRPQRMHRKWRSTIYGSNMPYSIFFRGPYAIHGTSAVSRLGSPASAGCVRLHTSNAKRLFDLTRQVGPGNMRVRIRH from the coding sequence ATGAGACACTATCTTCTGACACTTGCGCTGGCGGTCGCCATCGCGTTTCCTGCCGCTGGCGAAGCGATGGCCGCAAGGCTGATCGCAGACGTCGATCTCTCCAGCCAGACCATGACCGTCAAGAAGGACGGCCGGGTGCTCTACAGGTGGCCGGTCTCGACCGCGCGGCCGGGCAAGGTAACGCCGGTCGGCACGTTCCGTCCGCAGCGCATGCATCGCAAGTGGCGCTCGACGATCTACGGCTCGAACATGCCGTACTCGATCTTTTTCCGCGGACCCTATGCGATCCACGGCACCAGCGCGGTCTCGCGGCTCGGCAGCCCGGCCTCGGCCGGATGCGTGCGTCTGCACACGTCGAACGCCAAGCGGCTCTTCGACCTGACCCGCCAGGTCGGTCCGGGCAACATGCGGGTGCGCATCCGGCACTGA
- a CDS encoding acetylornithine deacetylase/succinyl-diaminopimelate desuccinylase family protein, giving the protein MSDRLRRAVEERRDELVALTRDLVRLPTVNPPGDAYGPCAEFIARRLARSGFETRLIVAEGEPGHTDRYPRVNVVARREGRHPGRTVHFNSHIDVVEAGHGWTVDPFEGVVKDGRVYGRGTCDMKGGLATSIVAADAFIEVCPDFPGAIEISGTVDEESGGYAGVGYLAKQGLFSRPRVDHVIIPEPLNKDRICLGHRGVWWAEIETRGRIAHGSMPFLGDCAIRHMGAVLEAFERDLFPALAARRTQMPVVPEGARASTLNINAIHGGQTDDFTGLPSPNVPDRCAMTIDRRFLLEEKLEEVKKEVTDILDALVRDRPKFAYAIRDVMEVLPTMTDREAPVVRAVAAAIEAEFGRAPDYVISPGTYDQKHIARIGHLHDCIAYGPGILDLAHQPDEWIGIDDMVQSAHVMAGAIDALLKGAAEPARRDSQLS; this is encoded by the coding sequence ATGTCCGATCGATTGCGCAGGGCCGTCGAGGAGCGCCGGGACGAACTGGTTGCGCTGACGCGCGATCTCGTCCGGTTGCCGACCGTCAACCCGCCCGGCGATGCCTATGGCCCATGCGCGGAGTTCATCGCGCGGCGTCTCGCGCGGTCGGGCTTCGAAACGAGGCTGATCGTCGCCGAGGGCGAACCGGGCCACACCGACCGCTATCCGCGCGTCAACGTCGTCGCCCGGCGCGAGGGCAGGCATCCCGGCCGGACCGTGCACTTCAACTCCCATATCGACGTGGTCGAGGCCGGTCACGGCTGGACCGTCGATCCGTTCGAGGGCGTGGTGAAGGACGGCAGGGTCTACGGACGCGGCACCTGCGACATGAAGGGCGGGCTCGCCACCTCCATCGTCGCGGCCGACGCCTTCATCGAGGTCTGTCCCGATTTTCCCGGCGCGATCGAGATCTCCGGGACGGTCGACGAGGAATCGGGCGGCTATGCCGGCGTCGGCTATCTGGCCAAGCAGGGCCTGTTCTCGCGGCCGCGCGTCGACCACGTCATCATCCCCGAGCCGCTCAACAAGGACCGCATCTGCCTGGGCCATCGGGGCGTATGGTGGGCCGAGATAGAGACGCGCGGGCGCATCGCGCACGGCTCGATGCCGTTTCTGGGCGATTGCGCCATCCGCCACATGGGCGCCGTGCTCGAAGCCTTCGAGCGGGACCTTTTTCCGGCGCTCGCCGCCCGCCGCACGCAGATGCCGGTCGTTCCCGAAGGCGCCCGCGCCTCGACGCTCAACATCAACGCCATCCACGGCGGCCAGACCGACGATTTCACCGGCCTGCCCTCACCGAACGTGCCCGACCGCTGCGCGATGACCATCGACCGGCGGTTCCTGCTCGAGGAAAAGCTCGAGGAGGTCAAGAAGGAGGTCACCGACATTCTCGACGCGCTTGTCCGCGACCGGCCGAAATTCGCCTATGCGATCCGCGACGTGATGGAGGTGCTTCCGACCATGACCGACCGAGAAGCGCCGGTGGTCCGCGCGGTCGCCGCCGCGATCGAGGCCGAGTTCGGCCGCGCGCCGGACTATGTCATCTCGCCGGGCACCTATGACCAGAAGCACATCGCCCGGATCGGCCATCTGCACGACTGCATCGCCTACGGACCGGGCATCCTCGACCTCGCCCACCAGCCGGACGAATGGATCGGCATCGACGACATGGTGCAAAGCGCCCATGTGATGGCCGGCGCTATCGACGCCCTGCTGAAAGGGGCGGCCGAACCCGCCCGGCGCGACAGTCAGCTCTCCTGA